The sequence below is a genomic window from Lolium perenne isolate Kyuss_39 chromosome 4, Kyuss_2.0, whole genome shotgun sequence.
CGGGgcaaccgttaaacggtcaagctcCGTTTGTCTCAACACATTAGCCGAAACAGAAATCTCGTTAGACCGACTACCCAAGGAAACCCCTAGGCTACTCAAATTAGAAGAAATACGAGTATctgaaaaagaaacaaaagactTAGATGGTTGTTTAATACCTGCCGTGTCAAGGTTCATCTCCGCCTTGCGTCGCATGGCTCGCTGCATGACACGTCCTCATCCGTCGCCCCCCGCCCCATCCTCCGAAAGAGCAAACCTCGCACTCATCCTCACCGTCGGCTGAACGACCGGAGGAGGAACCGTGGGTGAAGGCTGCTGCAAGGAGGCTGGCGAAGAAGTGGGCGAGCGCGGCGGAGAAACAGCTGGTGAAGAAGAAGCCGACGATACAGGGGTAGTGGGTGAAGTAGCCCCCTGTATCACCCCCGCCTTGGCCGGCGTAGGCGAGGAAGCCGGCGGAGCCGCTGGCTCGGACGACCTAACCGCCATAGACGGCTCGGTCCTCGGAGTCCGCTGCTCCTCCACCGCTGGGACACTCGGACGTGGTAGCGGCGGAGAAGACTCGGCCAGCGTGACCATCCGGCCCTCCTGCGTGTCGCCCTCCGAGGCTGACTGCCCCGGCGAAGAAGGCTCCGCGATGATCAGATAGTTATCCAATAGTATACATTAATATTAACATTTTATAATGATGCATAAATGTGTGTTTTACAAAGTGTTGCTCACCTTGAAATATGGATACCAACGATGACTTTCAGCGATCTTCATGGGGTGGCAGAAGTTGCAGGCTTGATCATCTCTCCTCTCAGTTCTCCAATAGCATATAACACTTCTTTGAAGTACTTAGAAACTGTCTCAGTCGATCTCCTCCATGTTCTATTGATGACTCGGAATCGTTTGTTCGCCCGACGACATGAAGGAACATAGCCACTTGCTCTTCAATACAGGTGTGGATGATGTCCATGAGCAACCCTTGCATCTTAATGTGTTGATGAGTTGGTTGAAGACAGTTTTTTCATCCTCAGCATGTTCATAGATTCGACATCGTCATTGTTGTAGATATACTTTAGGTTGTTTCTCTCTATCGCGGAGATACATTGGTGCATATGTCACGCTGGGCCTAGTGTGGAGACGAATGGATCTCGCGTGCAGGCATAACACCCATGCTTGAATCAAAGCTACAAGGGCACCCCGCTTGAATAAATATCTTCTGCATGTCGGCCTAGGCATTTTGATGTGGCATCAGGAGCTAAATTGGCACGAATCTAGGCTAAATCGGCATATTTGCAAGCTAAATCAGTAAGAGGAGGGGCATGAGTAGGTTTGTCGAGCTTACAATATTTTTTGAAGGTGGCCGCATATTGCCGGAGCCGGAGACGAAGAGGATGGAGCCATGGAGGCAGGGACTGGTCGCCGCTCCAGGAGATCTGGAACTCGCAAATCAACTGGACAATGCGTCAAAGAGGTTGTGGGAGACGGTCCCGGAGATCTCCGCCGAATATCTAGAACATCGCGGCCACCGCCGTCATCTTCTTTGCTAAAGGGAATCTCATTTTCGTAGGGGGGGACCAACTATGGTGGGCGGTGAGGCTACTTTGCGTGCCTAAACGGGGAGCTTCCCCCTTTTCCGCCGCGTTTCCCTCGAGCACGAATCTGACCGATTTGCGCATGCCAGCGGGTGTCCCCAGAAAAACACGACAGAATCAAGGGTTCCTCACGGGCTAACTTCTGGGCTGCTTTAAAGTTGGTGCGATGCAGTTTTTTCATGCGATCCAGCCAACCAATCGACCGATTTTGGGCCCAGTGAACGCGAGAAACGACGTTCCGAGCAATCAAACATGCCTTAACGATCCACCGAGTGCTAGTAGCATAAGCACAAGCACAATGAGAACATAATTATTGTAACCAAATAAATATAGAATAATAGCAATGTAATTCCTATGTCAATAAACTAGCCAATTAGTGAGCATTTTTGTTTCACCTCATGGGTGTGGCGCAAAATTATTTTTCAAAAACAGGAGAACCCACCCTCTGCATTGGTACGACTAGCACTTTTTTAAGAAAATATTTTGTTATGACTAACATCGGCTCTCGTGTCATAGGCTTGATTGGATGGACCAGTTTGGAATGCATATATCAAGAATGTGAGGAAGGATGAAGTAGGCAAGCAGGAGGGACCACACATATGTGAGTGAAGTTGGAGGAGAGACTTTCTTTTTTGAtagaggaaatatattaatattagaaagataccaattacacctagtcTAAGATGTCCAAAGACATCAGGGATGCATACAACCAATACAAAAAGTGAAAAGAAAACCAAGACCCCGTCACAGTGTTGAATCACTCACAACAGTAGCACTCTAACCACAACGGAAGACAACACCTGTACTACAAATGAGATTCTTCAAAAGCAACATCTCCAAGCAAACAATGCATAATTGTTGCCATCGTTCGATCGAAGATCTTGGGTTTTTCATCCAGGAGAAAGTCCGAGTTTCTTAAACAATGCATTCAACAAGACCGTTTTTAGGTACAACCAATAAAGACCAGATCTTAGGTTTCCACCCTAAAATCGTGGTTCGGTACTCGAGGAACACCACCAAGAATGCAATCCACTTGTGCTACGACGCCGTCGCGGGCCGTACAAGAGCGATTTCGGGAGGTTTTCCGAAAACGAGCGGCAGAGATCCAATGCCAGATATACTCTACCTTAACTAAATTCCACGAGACCTAGTCATGTGGGATTAGTTTTTAGAACGGCTTATTTTATTTTTCCGAAGTCAGCTGCTGACGGTGTTAGGCCCAACAGACTTGATAGTTTTAGACAAAGAAATTCAGATTTTACTCTGGTCTGATGCAAACAATGGAGGACTCTTCCTTTAAAATGTCATGTCGAGGAACTACAAAGAAAGGAGTACAAGCGGTGGAATGGTTTATCGCACTATCCTAAGAATCCTTCCACAACGATGACATGTTCACGCAAGAAAGTAAGAGTCTAAGAGAGATGAAGAAGAATTTCATTGCACACAATTGAGCAATCATGTTGATTCCCCAGCTACTCTGCTAGTAGCATCAGCAGTAACCTACCATAATTAAAGCACAGTTTAACTGAAAGCCTAGTCATTAGTGTCAAAGAACTGAAGACAGGAAACTCCATTTTCCTGATCATTCTGGGATGCCGGCGATGGCCACGCCAACACGGCTTATCAGTGCACGAAGGTGCCGTCTCGCTTGCGCACCTCCACCTTGAGCACGTGGTCCTCGCCGCGGCCGGCGCCGCCCCCGCGGAGCGCCCGGAAGAAGCAGGTGTCGCCGACGTCGAGGCGGTTATCGACGCAGAACTGGTGCCACCCGTATCTGAGGGACGAGCGGGGATTGCCGACCGACCGGTGGTTGTGCTTGAGGTTCACCGTCCACGACTTGCCGCGCATCCGCAGCACCACCTTGCTCCTCTCCGCGTACCCGTGCGCGACCTGGAACTCGACCGGCACGTTCTGCCCGGCCGGCGAACAGCGGATGGGATCAGTAACTGGATATCTCACGGGGAGCTTGACACACACAAGTACAGCTAGTGATGCTCGAGCATGAACGCACTCACCAGGTACTGATTCTGCTTCGCGCCCAAGTGGCACTGCCTCATCATGACGGTGAACTGCGACGTCGGCGCGTCGTCAACGTCCATCTCAGGCGAGCTGCTGTTCTTGCTGCCACTGTCGGTGCTGTTCTTGCTGCCAGTGTAGATGCTGTAGTTGCCGCCACTGTCGATGCTGTTCTTGCTGCCAGTGTAGATGCTGTTGTTGCCGCCACTGTCGATGCTGTTGTTGCTGCCACTTTCGCAGCTGCTCTCACTGGCTGGATCTTCTTCTTTAATCGTCACGCTGTcatagtcgtcgtcgtcgtcgtgcttgtagtgcctgcggcacatggttccgtcgaacaccttgacggcgAGCACCGCATCGCCGTGGTAGCTGAAAACGAGGAAGTGCCCACGCTGCACGTCGTACTCGCGGGCGAACTGGTCCCAGCCTCGCCCGAGATACATGTGACCCTCGCCGTCGAAAACCACCTCCACGTCCCACAGCAGACGCCCCCCGCC
It includes:
- the LOC127296525 gene encoding B3 domain-containing protein Os03g0212300 isoform X1, whose translation is MEHGRMIIAQSLSSSSHRKAILVPPLCSPARPPKANAPLGPGWTINHLPSPASICLLASVESEEATVAGSAQVVLCHAGGPPAAVRQEITGMDDLADFEFFEIILEDGSRKLRLPDKFASLLDGREPRELKLREAGGGRLLWDVEVVFDGEGHMYLGRGWDQFAREYDVQRGHFLVFSYHGDAVLAVKVFDGTMCRRHYKHDDDDDYDSVTIKEEDPASESSCESGSNNSIDSGGNNSIYTGSKNSIDSGGNYSIYTGSKNSTDSGSKNSSSPEMDVDDAPTSQFTVMMRQCHLGAKQNQYLNVPVEFQVAHGYAERSKVVLRMRGKSWTVNLKHNHRSVGNPRSSLRYGWHQFCVDNRLDVGDTCFFRALRGGGAGRGEDHVLKVEVRKRDGTFVH
- the LOC127296525 gene encoding B3 domain-containing protein Os03g0212300 isoform X2; this translates as MDDLADFEFFEIILEDGSRKLRLPDKFASLLDGREPRELKLREAGGGRLLWDVEVVFDGEGHMYLGRGWDQFAREYDVQRGHFLVFSYHGDAVLAVKVFDGTMCRRHYKHDDDDDYDSVTIKEEDPASESSCESGSNNSIDSGGNNSIYTGSKNSIDSGGNYSIYTGSKNSTDSGSKNSSSPEMDVDDAPTSQFTVMMRQCHLGAKQNQYLNVPVEFQVAHGYAERSKVVLRMRGKSWTVNLKHNHRSVGNPRSSLRYGWHQFCVDNRLDVGDTCFFRALRGGGAGRGEDHVLKVEVRKRDGTFVH